In Schistocerca nitens isolate TAMUIC-IGC-003100 chromosome 10, iqSchNite1.1, whole genome shotgun sequence, a single window of DNA contains:
- the LOC126210170 gene encoding YY1-associated factor 2, whose protein sequence is MELKSSSQKSAQRNKRQAKVLEENFWDCSVCTYRNTAEAFKCLMCDVRKGTTTRKPRINPQLVAQQVAQQYTSTAPKVAKKEGGTKEGGTKDPPPKEKTEKKSGTPEKASRKSVPRIKNIDRTTGVTSEVTVNDVTVFITEYKAKKPPEHCSQSSTASSELGSHSESSNDARSSDAA, encoded by the coding sequence ATGGaattgaagtcttcgagccaaaAATCAGCTCAAAGAAACAAACGTCAAGCAAAAGTGTTGGAGGAGAACTTCTGGGATTGTTCCGTGTGCACTTACAGAAATACCGCGGAGGCATTTAAGTGTCTAATGTGCGACGTTCGTAAGGGCACCACTACCAGAAAACCGAGGATAAACCCGCAGCTTGTAGCCCAGCAAGTTGCACAACAGTACACGTCGACGGCGCCAAAAGTCGCGAAAAAGGAGGGAGGGACAAAAGAAGGAGGCACGAAGGACCCACCTCCCAAAGAAAAAACGGAGAAGAAATCCGGGACCCCAGAGAAAGCCTCCAGAAAAAGCGTGCCACGGATCAAAAATATTGACAGGACTACTGGCGTGACAAGTGAGGTCACTGTGAACGATGTTACAGTATTTATAACAGAGTACAAAGCAAAAAAGCCCCCAGAACACTGTAGTCAGTCAAGTACCGCGTCCTCGGAACTGGGAAGCCACTCAGAATCCAGCAATGACGCTCGGAGTAGTGATGCAG